The Intrasporangium calvum DSM 43043 sequence CGCGTCTGCTCGACCGGCCGGCGGGTCCACCGCTCCCCCACGGCGATGACGACGGTGATGACGACGAGCAGGGTCGAGAGGACGGCGGCCGGCGTGCGGTCGAAGGTGGCCGTGTAGGAGGTGTGGATCACCCGGGTGAAGACGTCGTACTGGAGGATCGACACCGCCCCGAAGTCGCTCAGCGTGTAGAGCGCGACGAGCAGCCCGCCCGAGGCCGCGGCCGGCCAGACCTGTCGGGCCGTGACCGTCCAGAAGGTGCGCCAGGCAGACCGACCGAGGCTGCGGGAGACCTCTTCCTGCGCCGGGTCCACGGAGCGCATCGCCGCCACGACGGGCAGGTAGACGTACGGATAGGTGCACGCGGTGAGGACGATGGTCGCCCCCAGGAACCCGCGGGCCCACGGCGCGGCCGCGACCCAGGCGAAGGCGGCGACGTAGCTCGGGATGGCGAGGGGCAGGGGGGCGAGGACCGCCAGCGTGCGGCGCCCCGGCATGGCGGTTCGCGTCACGAGCGCCGCCAGCGTGATGCCGATGAGCAGGCACAGACCCGTGACGACCGCGGCGAGGCCGAGGCTGCGCCCGACGAGGGCGACGGTCCCCGGGCGGCTGAGGATCTCGAGGATCCGGGCCGGCCCCGCCTCGGAGGTCCGCACGAGCAGGTACCCCAACGGGAGGACGGCGAGCGCCGCCCCGGCGAGAGCCGGGACGACGAGCCACCAGGGCGGCCGCCCCTGTCCCTCGGGGGTCCGGGGACGCGGCAGGGTCCCGGTGGCCGGGGCGGCCGTCGGGGGTTCCGTCGTCGTCAGCTCGCTCAGGTCAGACCCACCTCGTTGAGCAGGGCCAGCGTCGTCTCGAGGGAGTCGAGCTTGTTGAGGTCGATGCTCGACTTCTCCAGGTCCGCGAGCGGCGGCAGGTCGTGCTTCGACGTGACTCCCGCGACGACGGGGTACTCCGCGGTCTGGTCGGCGAAGTACTTCTGGGCCTTCTCCGAGAGCAGGTAGTTGACGGCCTTGAGCGCGGCGGCCTTCTGGTCGGTGCCCTTGAGGATGCCGACGCCGGCGACGTTGATGAGGGCACCGGGGTCGTCGGAGCCGAGGAAGTGGATCCGGGCCGTGACGGCGTCCGCACCCTTCTCGGCGACCCGCTCGAACCAGTAGTAGTGGTTGATCAGCCCGAGCGCGACCTCGCCCTTGTCGACGCCGTCGAGGACGAGGATGTTGTTGTCGTACTTGCGCGGCTCGTTGGCCTTGAACTTCGTCAGCCACTCCCTGGCCCCGTCCTCCCCCTTGGCGACGCGCAGCGCGGTGACGAAGGCGTGGAAGGAGGCATTCGCCGGCGCGTAGCCGATCTTGCCCTTGTACTTCGGGTCGAGCACGGCGTCGACCGACGTCATCTGCTCCACCTCGGGGGCCTGCTGCGGGTTGTAGGCGATGACGCGCGCCCGCGCGGACGTGCCGACCCAGTGTCCGTCGGGGTCGGCGAAACCGGCGATGACGCGGTCCGTGACGGCCGCGTCGAGCGGCTCGAGACGCCCCTCCTTGGCCAGCGCCCCGAGGGCACCGGCGTCCTGGCTGAAGAAGACGTCGGCCTTGGTCGCGTCGCCCTCCTCGAGCAGCTGGGCGGCGAGCTCGCTCG is a genomic window containing:
- a CDS encoding iron ABC transporter substrate-binding protein — translated: MHLRRILSASLAAIAVLGAAACGSDGPADTTEGADLVIYSGRSESLVKGILDDLAAETGVKVGVRYAGSSELAAQLLEEGDATKADVFFSQDAGALGALAKEGRLEPLDAAVTDRVIAGFADPDGHWVGTSARARVIAYNPQQAPEVEQMTSVDAVLDPKYKGKIGYAPANASFHAFVTALRVAKGEDGAREWLTKFKANEPRKYDNNILVLDGVDKGEVALGLINHYYWFERVAEKGADAVTARIHFLGSDDPGALINVAGVGILKGTDQKAAALKAVNYLLSEKAQKYFADQTAEYPVVAGVTSKHDLPPLADLEKSSIDLNKLDSLETTLALLNEVGLT